One Bos taurus isolate L1 Dominette 01449 registration number 42190680 breed Hereford chromosome 14, ARS-UCD2.0, whole genome shotgun sequence genomic region harbors:
- the TRIB1 gene encoding tribbles homolog 1 — protein sequence MRVGPVRSAMNGVSQPRTPALLLAAGRGTPAKRLLDADDAAAVAAKCPRLSECSSPPDYLSPPGSPCSPQPPPAAPGAGGGSGSAPGPSRIADYLLLPLAEREHVSRALCIHTGRELRCKVFPIKHYQDKIRPYIQLPSHRNITGIVEVILGETKAYVFFERDFGDMHSYVRSRKRLREEEAARLFKQIVSAVAHCHQSAIVLGDLKLRKFVFSTEERTQLRLESLEDTHIIKGEDDALSDKHGCPAYVSPEILNTTGTYSGKAADVWSLGVMLYTLLVGRYPFHDSDPSALFSKIRRGQFCIPDHISPKARCLIRSLLRREPSERLTAPEILLHPWFESVLEPGYIDSEVGTSDQIVPEYQEDSDISSFFC from the exons ATGCGGGTCGGTCCCGTGCGCTCTGCCATGAACGGCGTCTCGCAGCCCCGCACTCCGGCCTTGTTGCTCGCCGCCGGCCGGGGCACCCCGGCCAAACGCCTGCTGGACGCGGACGACGCAGCGGCCGTGGCGGCCAAGTGCCCACGTCTCTCCGAGTGTTCGAGCCCCCCGGACTACCTCAGCCCCCCTGGCTCTCCCTGCAGCCCGCAGCCTCCGCCCGCCGCTCCAGGGGCCGGCGGCGGCTCCGGGAGCGCTCCGGGGCCCAGCCGCATCGCCGACTACCTGCTGCTGCCCCTGGCTGAGCGCGAGCATGTGTCCCGGGCGCTGTGCATCCACACCGGCCGCGAGCTGCGCTGCAAG GTGTTTCCCATTAAACACTACCAGGACAAAATCCGGCCTTACATCCAGCTGCCATCACATAGGAACATCACGGGCATCGTGGAGGTGATCCTTGGGGAAACAAAGGCCTACGTCTTCTTTGAGAGGGACTTTGGGGACATGCACTCCTACGTGCGCAGCCGGAAGAGGTTGCGGGAAGAGGAGGCCGCCCGGCTCTTCAAGCAGATTGTCTCTGCCGTCGCCCACTGCCACCAGTCAGCCATTGTGCTGGGGGACCTGAAGCTTAGGAAGTTTGTCTTCTCCACCGAAGAGAG AACCCAGCTCAGACTGGAAAGTCTTGAAGATACACACATAATCAAGGGAGAAGATGATGCTTTGTCAGACAAACACGGCTGCCCAGCCTATGTGAGCCCTGAGATTCTGAACACCACGGGGACCTACTCCGGAAAGGCAGCGGACGTTTGGAGCCTTGGGGTGATGCTCTACACCCTTTTGGTGGGGCGCTACCCCTTCCATGACTCAGACCCCAGTGCCCTTTTCTCCAAAATCCGACGTGGACAGTTCTGCATTCCTGACCACATTTCTCCCAAAGCCAGGTGCCTCATTCGCAGCCTCCTGAGACGGGAGCCGTCAGAGAGACTCACTGCCCCAGAGATCTTACTCCATCCCTGGTTTGAGTCTGTCTTGGAACCTGGGTACATCGACTCAGAAGTAGGAACTTCCGACCAGATTGTTCCAGAGTACCAGGAGGACAGTGACATCAGTTCCTTCTTCTGCTAA